A stretch of Imperialibacter roseus DNA encodes these proteins:
- a CDS encoding GIY-YIG nuclease family protein, which yields MILPNSFEIKRYEFSSDLTRVLSSEYFAKDLWPIVYIISDDNVKEAYVGETTDVDARMTAHLKNQRKKTLTTVHLISSVKFNKSATLDIESNLIKYISGDGVYTLLNGNLGLANHTYFQKRELYWDTFRSIWNKLRGEGITEHSIEYIDN from the coding sequence ATGATATTACCCAATAGCTTCGAAATCAAGCGATACGAATTTTCTTCAGATTTAACTAGAGTTCTAAGCAGTGAATACTTCGCTAAAGACCTTTGGCCAATTGTTTACATTATAAGTGATGATAACGTCAAAGAAGCCTATGTGGGGGAAACTACTGACGTGGACGCACGAATGACTGCCCATTTAAAAAATCAGAGAAAAAAGACGCTTACCACTGTTCACTTAATATCAAGCGTCAAGTTTAATAAATCTGCCACACTTGACATTGAATCAAATCTCATCAAATACATCTCAGGAGATGGTGTATACACATTACTTAATGGCAATCTGGGATTGGCAAATCACACCTACTTCCAGAAAAGAGAACTTTACTGGGATACCTTCAGGTCGATTTGGAATAAACTACGGGGAGAGGGAATAACAGAACATTCTATTGAATATATCGACAATTAA
- a CDS encoding S24 family peptidase: MAQYIPEALHHKKSPLRILTQDEAKPFENCIPIYNLRAAAGNFSESQIVDELDWLELPSDLRPKTDMFACQVVGRSMNVVIPDGAICLFRRYQGGSRNGKIVLVESTSLQDADTGSNYTVKEYHSGKTIDGDGWQHNSITLKPLSDDPNYSDIVLTADAAQQLRVIGVFDRVLDS, encoded by the coding sequence ATGGCTCAGTACATTCCAGAGGCCCTTCACCATAAAAAATCGCCCCTGAGAATATTGACACAAGATGAAGCCAAGCCGTTTGAAAACTGCATCCCGATTTACAATCTGAGAGCAGCGGCTGGCAACTTCAGTGAATCCCAAATAGTGGACGAGTTAGATTGGCTTGAGTTGCCTTCAGATTTGCGCCCGAAAACGGATATGTTCGCATGTCAGGTTGTAGGCCGGTCAATGAACGTTGTAATACCTGATGGCGCCATATGTTTGTTTCGTAGATACCAGGGCGGATCGAGAAACGGAAAGATTGTGCTTGTCGAAAGCACTTCCCTCCAAGATGCTGACACAGGCTCTAACTATACCGTCAAAGAATACCATAGCGGCAAAACCATCGACGGAGATGGTTGGCAACACAATTCTATTACCCTAAAACCGTTGTCCGACGATCCTAACTATTCTGATATTGTACTGACCGCAGATGCCGCCCAACAGCTTAGAGTGATTGGAGTCTTTGATCGGGTTTTGGATAGTTGA
- a CDS encoding nucleotide pyrophosphohydrolase: protein MAEIQKIISELIQFRDERDWAQFHNPKDLALAINVEAGELLELFLWKTPENANRNKVKEELADILAYAFLLAEKYEFDVKEIVLEKIKINGQKYPVDKAKGNAKKYNEL, encoded by the coding sequence ATGGCAGAAATTCAAAAAATTATCAGCGAATTGATTCAATTCAGAGATGAAAGAGACTGGGCCCAATTTCACAACCCAAAGGATTTAGCTCTTGCAATTAATGTGGAAGCTGGAGAATTGTTGGAACTATTTCTTTGGAAGACTCCGGAAAATGCTAACAGGAATAAGGTTAAGGAGGAATTAGCAGATATTCTTGCTTATGCTTTTCTGCTTGCTGAAAAATACGAGTTTGATGTCAAGGAAATTGTCCTTGAGAAAATCAAGATCAATGGTCAGAAATACCCTGTGGATAAGGCAAAGGGAAATGCAAAGAAATACAATGAGCTATGA